One Prunus dulcis chromosome 7, ALMONDv2, whole genome shotgun sequence DNA segment encodes these proteins:
- the LOC117636062 gene encoding HMG1/2-like protein isoform X2, whose translation MGKSRAAAPKRTETKLKTKSAGASKRTSKKAGKDPNKPKRPASAFFVFMEDFREKYKKEHPNNKSVAAVGKAGGDKWKSLSDAEKAPYVAKAEKRKTEYNKTMQAYNKSIAEGGNGAEEEESDKSKSEDEDDDE comes from the exons ATGGGGAAATCCAGAGCTGCTGCTCCTAAAAGAACCGAGACCAA GTTAAAGACCAAAAGTGCTGGAGCGAGTAAGAGGACATCGAAGAAGGCTGGAAAGGATCCAAACAAGCCAAAGAGACCTGCGAGCGCCTTCTTCGTTTTCAT GGAGGATTTCAGGGAGAAGTACAAGAAGGAACATCCTAACAACAAATCTGTCGCTGCT GTCGGTAAGGCTGGTGGTGACAAATGGAAATCATTGTCAGATGCT GAGAAAGCTCCCTATGTAGCCAAggcagagaagaggaagacTGAATATAACAAGACCATGCAGGCCTACAACAAGAGTATT GCTGAGGGAGGCAATGGAGCAGAGGAGGAAGAATCTGATAAGTCCAAGTCTGAG gatgaagatgatgacgAGTAG
- the LOC117633894 gene encoding cancer-related nucleoside-triphosphatase homolog isoform X2 — translation MRVFETLKASNPNLKIQGFYTSEVRQGSERVGFQVVTLDGRTAPLASTISSPESFRWPNVGKYKVNVASFESLALPELQVKEDTDLFIIDEVGKMELYSSSFFPAVLKVLESNIPLLASVPIPKFGRDIPGVARLKNHPGATIFTLSPSNRDAVKEEIYLQLVDLLSKQ, via the exons ATGAGAGTGTTTGAGACCCTAAAAGCCTCAAATCCCAACTTAAAAATTCAGGGTTTCTACACAA GTGAAGTTAGACAAGGAAGTGAGAGAGTTGGGTTCCAAGTGGTCACACTAGATGGCCGCACAGCTCCTCTGGCCTCCACCATTTCCAG CCCAGAGTCTTTCAGGTGGCCCAATGTGGGGAAGTACAAAGTGAATGTTGCTTCATTTGAGTCACTGGCACTGCCTGAACTACAG GTGAAAGAAGATACCGATCTCTTCATCATTGATGAAGTTGGGAAGATGGAGTTGTACAGTTCATCTTTCTTCCCTGCTGTTTTGAAGGTTCTGGAATCCAATATCCCACTTTTGGCCTCAGTCCCAATTCCCAAATTTGGACGTGATATTCCAGGGG TTGCACGGTTAAAGAATCATCCAGGTGCAACGATTTTCACACTGAGCCCGAGTAACCGGGATGCTGTCAAAGAAGAGATATACCTCCAACTGGTAGACTTATTGAGTAAACAATAG
- the LOC117633894 gene encoding cancer-related nucleoside-triphosphatase homolog isoform X1: MAVPGKCLLVTGPPGVGKSTLIMRVFETLKASNPNLKIQGFYTSEVRQGSERVGFQVVTLDGRTAPLASTISSPESFRWPNVGKYKVNVASFESLALPELQVKEDTDLFIIDEVGKMELYSSSFFPAVLKVLESNIPLLASVPIPKFGRDIPGVARLKNHPGATIFTLSPSNRDAVKEEIYLQLVDLLSKQ; this comes from the exons atggcagTTCCCGGAAAATGCTTGCTGGTGACGGGACCTCCT GGTGTGGGAAAAAGCACTCTAATTATGAGAGTGTTTGAGACCCTAAAAGCCTCAAATCCCAACTTAAAAATTCAGGGTTTCTACACAA GTGAAGTTAGACAAGGAAGTGAGAGAGTTGGGTTCCAAGTGGTCACACTAGATGGCCGCACAGCTCCTCTGGCCTCCACCATTTCCAG CCCAGAGTCTTTCAGGTGGCCCAATGTGGGGAAGTACAAAGTGAATGTTGCTTCATTTGAGTCACTGGCACTGCCTGAACTACAG GTGAAAGAAGATACCGATCTCTTCATCATTGATGAAGTTGGGAAGATGGAGTTGTACAGTTCATCTTTCTTCCCTGCTGTTTTGAAGGTTCTGGAATCCAATATCCCACTTTTGGCCTCAGTCCCAATTCCCAAATTTGGACGTGATATTCCAGGGG TTGCACGGTTAAAGAATCATCCAGGTGCAACGATTTTCACACTGAGCCCGAGTAACCGGGATGCTGTCAAAGAAGAGATATACCTCCAACTGGTAGACTTATTGAGTAAACAATAG
- the LOC117636062 gene encoding HMG1/2-like protein isoform X1: protein MGKSRAAAPKRTETKLKTKSAGASKRTSKKAGKDPNKPKRPASAFFVFMEDFREKYKKEHPNNKSVAAVGKAGGDKWKSLSDAEKAPYVAKAEKRKTEYNKTMQAYNKSIAEGGNGAEEEESDKSKSEVNNEEEEDDESAEDEDDDE, encoded by the exons ATGGGGAAATCCAGAGCTGCTGCTCCTAAAAGAACCGAGACCAA GTTAAAGACCAAAAGTGCTGGAGCGAGTAAGAGGACATCGAAGAAGGCTGGAAAGGATCCAAACAAGCCAAAGAGACCTGCGAGCGCCTTCTTCGTTTTCAT GGAGGATTTCAGGGAGAAGTACAAGAAGGAACATCCTAACAACAAATCTGTCGCTGCT GTCGGTAAGGCTGGTGGTGACAAATGGAAATCATTGTCAGATGCT GAGAAAGCTCCCTATGTAGCCAAggcagagaagaggaagacTGAATATAACAAGACCATGCAGGCCTACAACAAGAGTATT GCTGAGGGAGGCAATGGAGCAGAGGAGGAAGAATCTGATAAGTCCAAGTCTGAGGTGAataacgaagaagaagaagatgatgagagTGCAGAG gatgaagatgatgacgAGTAG
- the LOC117634742 gene encoding high mobility group B protein 2-like, whose protein sequence is MGKARAAAPKRTDTKLKSKSAGASKKPAKKAGKDPNKPKRPASAFFVFMEDFREKYKKEHPNNKSVAAVGKAGGDKWKSLSEAEKAPYVAKAEKRKVEYNKNIQAYNKRLAEGPNGADEEESDKSKSEVNDDDEDEDESGEEEDDDE, encoded by the exons ATGGGTAAAGCCAGAGCAGCTGCTCCCAAACGAACCGATACGAA GTTGAAGAGTAAGAGTGCTGGAGCAAGCAAGAAGCCAGCGAAGAAAGCTGGAAAGGATCCAAACAAGCCTAAGAGGCCTGCTAgtgctttctttgttttcat GGAGGACTTCAGAGAGAAGTACAAGAAAGAGCATCCAAACAACAAATCGGTTGCCGCT GTTGGAAAAGCTGGAGGTGATAAATGGAAGTCGTTGTCAGAAGCT GAAAAGGCTCCCTATGTAGCCAAGGCAGAGAAGAGGAAGGTTGAATACAACAAGAACATTCAGGCCTACAACAAGAGATTA GCTGAGGGCCCAAATGGAGCTGATGAGGAAGAGTCTGACAAGTCCAAGTCTGAagtgaatgatgatgatgaagacgAGGACGAGAGCGGAGAG gaggaagatgatgatgagtaG